A region of Planococcus sp. MSAK28401 DNA encodes the following proteins:
- a CDS encoding 3D domain-containing protein encodes MKKLLAALGMALLLLLSTSLTTSAASNVYTVKSGDTLYKISQQTKVSVNNLKSWNGLKSNLIYPKQKLKLKKTTAQTISKPSTPSSSKGTVVKEFTVSATAYTASCKGCSGITRTGINLKKNPGLKVIAVDPKVIPLGSKVWVEGYGNAIAGDTGGAIKGKKIDVFIPTQSQALKWGRKNVKVKILK; translated from the coding sequence TTGAAAAAATTATTGGCGGCTTTAGGAATGGCATTGCTTTTATTACTCAGCACTTCACTTACGACTTCTGCAGCATCGAATGTTTATACAGTTAAAAGCGGTGATACGCTTTATAAAATTTCCCAACAAACGAAAGTCTCTGTTAATAACCTGAAATCCTGGAACGGATTGAAATCCAACTTGATTTATCCAAAGCAAAAATTAAAATTGAAAAAGACAACAGCACAAACTATTTCTAAACCGTCAACGCCATCTTCCAGCAAAGGTACAGTAGTGAAAGAATTCACTGTGTCAGCGACAGCTTATACGGCTTCTTGCAAAGGATGCTCGGGAATCACGAGAACCGGTATTAACCTGAAAAAGAATCCAGGACTTAAAGTCATCGCGGTCGACCCGAAAGTCATCCCGCTCGGTTCTAAAGTATGGGTGGAAGGCTACGGCAACGCAATCGCCGGGGACACAGGCGGCGCAATCAAAGGCAAGAAAATCGACGTCTTCATCCCAACTCAAAGCCAAGCGCTTAAATGGGGACGCAAGAACGTAAAAGTTAAAATTCTAAAATAA
- a CDS encoding DEAD/DEAH box helicase, with protein sequence MNTNQFKEYGISEPIVKALEGLGYQEPTEVQQQVIPAALEKNDLTVKSQTGSGKTAAFGIPLCELVDWEENKPQALVLTPTRELADQVKEDITHIGRFKRIKAAAIYGKHPFAYQKEELKQKCHIVVGTPGRVLDHIEKGTLKLEKIEYLVLDEADEMLNMGFIEQVESIIKQLPKERTTMLFSATFPQHLEKLQRDFMRSPRYIGIQAADTLEERIEHSLVIVKEQDKFQLLRDVTVVENPDSCIIFCRTKDQVDAVSEGLERLFYTSDQLHGGMTQEDRFGVMDDFRRGEFRYLVATDVAARGIDIDGITHVINYDFPLEKESYVHRAGRTGRAGKSGKAISFVTPFEDKFLKETEDYLGFEITRTERPSREQVALAKPAFEDKIESRQKPKKHKAAALNQDIMKLYFNGGKKKKLRAVDFVGTLTSIPGITAEDIGIIKIQDTVTYIDILNGKGLNVLKAMKDKTVKGKTLKVHKAKK encoded by the coding sequence ATGAACACGAACCAATTTAAAGAGTACGGCATCAGCGAGCCGATTGTAAAAGCGCTGGAAGGCCTTGGCTACCAAGAACCTACCGAGGTACAGCAGCAAGTCATCCCGGCCGCTCTCGAAAAAAACGATTTGACCGTCAAATCGCAAACCGGCAGCGGGAAGACAGCCGCATTTGGCATTCCGCTGTGCGAACTTGTCGATTGGGAAGAAAACAAGCCGCAGGCGCTGGTGTTGACACCAACACGTGAACTTGCCGACCAAGTGAAAGAAGACATCACCCATATCGGCCGCTTCAAGCGCATCAAAGCGGCCGCGATCTACGGCAAGCATCCTTTTGCGTACCAAAAAGAAGAATTAAAACAGAAATGCCATATCGTCGTTGGAACGCCGGGGCGCGTGCTCGACCATATCGAAAAAGGCACCTTAAAGCTCGAGAAAATCGAGTATCTGGTTCTCGATGAGGCAGATGAGATGCTCAATATGGGCTTCATCGAACAAGTCGAATCGATCATCAAGCAGCTTCCGAAAGAACGGACGACGATGCTGTTTTCGGCGACATTTCCGCAGCATCTGGAAAAACTGCAGCGTGATTTCATGCGCTCTCCGCGCTATATCGGAATTCAAGCAGCCGATACTTTGGAAGAACGTATCGAGCATTCACTTGTCATCGTGAAAGAACAAGACAAATTCCAGTTGTTGCGCGACGTGACCGTAGTGGAGAACCCGGATAGCTGCATCATTTTCTGCCGTACGAAAGACCAGGTCGATGCGGTCTCCGAAGGGCTTGAACGCCTGTTCTACACAAGCGATCAATTGCACGGGGGCATGACCCAGGAAGACCGTTTCGGCGTCATGGATGATTTCCGCCGCGGCGAGTTCCGCTATTTGGTCGCGACGGATGTCGCGGCACGTGGAATTGATATCGACGGCATCACCCATGTCATCAATTATGATTTTCCGCTCGAGAAGGAAAGCTATGTCCACCGCGCAGGACGCACAGGGCGTGCTGGCAAGAGCGGCAAGGCGATTTCGTTCGTCACACCGTTCGAAGACAAGTTCCTGAAAGAAACGGAAGACTATTTAGGGTTTGAGATTACGCGTACTGAACGGCCGTCGAGAGAGCAGGTCGCCTTGGCGAAACCGGCATTTGAAGACAAGATCGAGAGCCGCCAGAAGCCGAAAAAACACAAAGCGGCTGCGCTCAACCAAGACATCATGAAGCTATATTTCAACGGAGGCAAAAAGAAAAAGCTCCGCGCTGTCGATTTTGTCGGGACGCTGACCAGTATACCCGGCATCACGGCGGAAGATATCGGCATCATCAAAATCCAAGACACGGTCACGTACATCGATATTTTGAACGGCAAAGGGCTGAATGTCTTGAAGGCGATGAAAGACAAAACCGTCAAAGGCAAAACCTTGAAAGTCCATAAAGCAAAAAAATAA
- a CDS encoding alpha-E domain-containing protein translates to MLSRVANSLYWMSRNVERAENNARILDVQLLQMIEAADEELVRDSDWRLIFEICDSTETMRRIKANPTYEESELVQYLAMAQENSNSVASCSMVVRENARISRDHIPDDYWETWNRSYLALADMDLKNSSVRDMRSFLENIKTTSLISQGIVESSMSRGVAYQMIKIAKWLERAEKTARILNVVCERTRERVRKEKTDDYYFWLAALRMTNGYNAYLKSNPPRMEPKKVLSFLISDKTFPRSIRYCLDHVRAAVEELEEGKVSHYSWELYAKLDEVRTSFSETDIESLDSDELMHFLNRFQDGCNEISRVFSSTYYLTDPEAETAMAFQSQGMDMKGITSMKYKIEHTNIFDYETIVDQSMNTIRLKPRTDECQRLLSYRADITPATLTKEHVDIFGNNVETFFIAEHHQHLEVKSTSIVSIQKSPFIHRIDYSPEMNVIFHSQLFTEHYMAYLSNTAYTYITPEQMELVDRELGAMTNPVQYAIDVTEYVFDHFTYDGESTTVTTKASESFGLKKGVCQDITHVMLGILRSKNIPARYVSGYLYVGEDSALVGDAASHAWVEFMVPGIGWVGLDPTNNVEALENHIRVGVGRDYNDVSPVQGVYRGGSQSLDVKVSVSLLDQ, encoded by the coding sequence ATGTTAAGCCGTGTTGCAAATTCATTGTATTGGATGTCCCGGAATGTCGAGCGGGCGGAGAACAATGCGCGCATCCTCGACGTGCAATTGCTGCAGATGATTGAAGCGGCCGATGAAGAGCTGGTACGTGATTCGGATTGGCGGCTGATTTTTGAGATCTGTGATTCGACGGAAACGATGCGCCGGATCAAGGCCAATCCGACGTATGAAGAATCGGAGCTGGTGCAATATTTGGCGATGGCGCAGGAAAATTCCAATTCAGTCGCCAGTTGTTCCATGGTTGTTCGTGAAAATGCCCGCATCAGCCGTGACCATATTCCGGATGATTATTGGGAAACCTGGAACCGTTCGTATTTGGCGCTTGCGGATATGGATTTGAAAAACAGTTCAGTCCGTGACATGAGGTCATTCCTTGAAAACATCAAAACGACTTCGCTTATTTCCCAGGGAATTGTCGAGTCCTCGATGTCCAGGGGTGTGGCGTATCAAATGATTAAAATCGCCAAATGGCTCGAGCGGGCGGAAAAGACGGCACGCATTTTGAATGTCGTCTGCGAGCGGACGCGTGAACGCGTCAGAAAAGAAAAGACGGATGATTATTATTTCTGGCTGGCAGCTCTCAGGATGACGAACGGATACAACGCGTACTTGAAGAGCAATCCACCGCGCATGGAGCCGAAGAAAGTATTGAGTTTTTTGATCTCGGATAAAACCTTCCCGAGGTCGATTCGTTATTGCCTTGACCATGTACGGGCCGCAGTTGAAGAACTTGAAGAAGGAAAAGTATCTCATTATTCATGGGAGTTATATGCCAAACTCGATGAAGTCCGGACTTCCTTCAGCGAAACGGATATCGAATCATTGGATTCGGATGAGTTGATGCATTTTTTGAACCGTTTCCAAGACGGCTGCAACGAAATCAGCCGGGTTTTCTCCAGCACTTATTATTTGACCGATCCCGAAGCGGAAACGGCGATGGCGTTCCAATCCCAAGGGATGGATATGAAAGGAATAACTTCTATGAAATACAAAATCGAGCATACCAATATTTTTGATTACGAAACAATCGTTGACCAAAGCATGAACACCATCCGCTTGAAACCAAGAACGGATGAATGCCAGCGCCTTCTGTCTTACCGTGCGGATATTACGCCGGCGACATTGACGAAAGAACATGTTGATATTTTCGGCAATAACGTCGAGACGTTTTTCATTGCTGAACATCACCAGCACCTGGAAGTAAAATCGACATCCATCGTCAGCATCCAGAAAAGCCCGTTCATTCACCGCATCGATTATTCGCCGGAAATGAATGTTATTTTCCATTCTCAATTATTCACCGAGCATTATATGGCTTATTTGAGCAATACGGCGTATACCTACATCACCCCGGAGCAGATGGAACTGGTCGACCGCGAGCTTGGGGCGATGACCAACCCGGTGCAATACGCAATCGATGTGACCGAATATGTCTTTGATCATTTCACATATGACGGCGAGTCAACCACGGTTACGACCAAAGCGAGCGAATCTTTCGGTTTGAAAAAGGGCGTTTGCCAGGACATTACGCACGTCATGCTCGGCATCTTGCGCAGCAAGAATATTCCGGCGCGCTATGTCAGCGGTTATTTATACGTAGGGGAAGATTCGGCACTTGTCGGCGATGCAGCCAGCCATGCGTGGGTGGAATTCATGGTGCCGGGCATCGGCTGGGTTGGGCTCGATCCGACCAATAATGTCGAAGCGCTGGAAAACCATATCCGCGTCGGCGTCGGCCGCGATTATAACGATGTCAGTCCGGTTCAGGGCGTCTATAGAGGCGGTAGCCAGTCGCTTGATGTGAAAGTCTCCGTGAGCTTGCTGGACCAATAA